A portion of the Toxoplasma gondii ME49 chromosome VIIb, whole genome shotgun sequence genome contains these proteins:
- the AP2VIIB3 gene encoding AP2 domain transcription factor AP2VIIb-3 (encoded by transcript TGME49_255220), producing the protein MEAPGLPSNEDNIQLFLAGGEESPVDKPAIVKHRLGKLLTSDAEIASVCFPTVCPALQTPTSSASSSALLSLFPSGNPVASLSTAASPPSATPSPINNSDRTGLPAAAACTPSTCASQSSPHSVVSSLRASDEADLSPTTANSVLYSPLTSSATASRTNEPAQSCMGPYESEHDGVSRRRDAESVEQGFAAEVMGFREKGGTALSAPVDELCKGSAVPGFGSHETEEQGGGQNAEEIKQAISRGSSKGRNPSLPEEEVMKESWSLCEAATSRSEHSLGNDATVVDCPKDSQACELPSIDVSAPRASDSFTESVKQPDPSLTSSASSESPASAASDIALGYDSRLLESDASQGTCETLQESECLAPALSLSSCAVPASDAASSDVTCSGGKNVEQLQSSLVVSAPSFSVLPSSTPNASPSAGSPLPEVLSSAPDVPLGPSSVRDLHSHEIQATDRSQRASSGNDSVTICDDAPNCHRESSTAPERQYGVSDDIDVSAGIHLPVDIPASRWSSFPSTGSEAVTPSSLSFRDSAVTTDSVSLPLSPSPSSVLRESKLRLRGAAFPKPPVPAARAMFSFPGSPALRLESLATPGSRNCEETAFCMQGDPLVASSAPLDRCGMKAVLTPFSAKEASSPRSATGLGTTRSMSRRGAPESRHPLRAESPARDTAGQSGASASMSVKDERISSRVEKTPLSCSRRPVEGLFPGEDLQADNRSNEEADEVVRLHRLDVLRHSHDRTTVELYKLEKGRLVEELVRKAKKYPKVPGVYFDRYQQRWCVNWTEGGRRVARYYPVKVHGFHVAYQLAVNCMLSKKPLSATVAAGLAGISLARAGSAPPSPVTSTSPRDAHPSRLTPVNSPLHALRNREAAQRSATAASPGTKAERTSSSRRAANPRVPRNSEASPHVPPEAVEAMLGREAHGSLLGVAANQTGFPGDFGVRTQARPGLTPEALNSSLGALLLQQQLLLAANAGTSLGAGLPDLCNFTSRDCPDILSMWLHYQQLARLQQQHQQLAAFFSAMPAAFGVAGNPLELSGAQKATPSVTLSQGISLPADPRAGPDVLSAGSATAPETGPYVDPSFLGLKGGEFSASALAALLAAVPGLQTSNLGSFLPSLDVASGTFSGAPGQPSMSLESVLLAAARMRTAADAVPSTVTSQDGANLGERASLAGAGGLAPQEVLQEGVASRQEQPESGAVHMESAGTPGMLENSGAIRTSQTGLSEVTASGSSAPASRLESVSRKVNLAAENVGDEPRHFESDSMMESTECKRRRRHSLTSSRVPLTSALPDSDMKEAYEGFGFVRDETDASVDGKQHKVTSSAAQSVQSGEASEALSLAQDKEPNSGLYECVSGGNACEQSGIPTDRETWKGSLLVGEDQVKGGTDETYESMATDTPGQRGSGTTCLAPHSTEEEVKGEMGAEETLDQPEGGSAYTTNSARSTKYVEDPSALRGKMLMDLTKQCLLPSKAFGLTSEQGVLRTTGAGGESSNDVRNQIETPEGVGLAEGASALALLATLRGSVQSESGLSGEALSKPLQVNLLRRQSRAGAAEQAIDTGGGAESEQASLDALVPSVYESEAYDAELDKLLTSQPAKDLVREALKMPRVPGVWFDRAQLRWACNYKDSSAFALAATSSSPAERLPGLAKRRAQYFPVKEHGFLRARLLAIQTRRRMESTYRQAAAAALASSLCKHDRTFLSDKERGRFVEAGPGMAVGRDEDAGESASHCLRSRSHGPKGANAKKRAGDVGAERSPGVGGRLDRRHSKKVETSASWAGSSHQPGVFPTASRTSVCTTSLEHRHPGGGCGAAATDTAASPDIARSTALFGGLHRGTASGVGALAGAEAGVEGVGEQAAALASLLAASSSLSDALVAGGVVGVGTGLTSDLSCLSEPTGTSPDTSAEVGVLHGPLLPEGVTFPPVSAAQGVESIPAALPKTGETNVECCLTATPPCLLSPSVQSPLLDSSFPPKVSPVEESASPVPDSNVHGTQLLAMQKDAIHYILEDLRHNCLSVFQTVLPPALFHAWSVHLIKHAQRVESAQTFAEVEPFLGVFVDCIRSKKMPSQLSPSVQLQLVRLASSLYDVLQTPESGTAVVLGQTAEEEASEANPELEREITKGEDVEATQEAGRVQGREAGDNGPTSGDGLESDVVSYPEEGARGRQGGGVMSLEPQQVKEGMLSRERVNQKQDVSLLNLALLSSLGGSLLTMPSSALPLPEQDVSPEAGAHVNDVVASVGVIKEADTEPHVSSATHGVTPDTDGVFSSAFCSFLGRDGDEQARVSPRSEAVLGEAT; encoded by the exons ATGGAGGCTCCTGGCTTACCGAGCAACGAAGACAACATTCAGTTGTTCCTGGCTGGTGGAGAGGAATCTCCCGTCGATAAACCGGCAATAGTGAAGCACCGGTTAGGGAAATTGCTGACTTCCGATGCCGAAATAGCTTCAGTTTGTTTTCCGACGGTCTGCCCGGCTCTCCAGACCCCCACATCATCAGCGTCTTCTAGTgcactcctctctctcttcccgtcTGGTAACCCTGTCGCATCTCTCTCAACTGCAGCGTCACCTCCTTCTGCCACTCCAAGCCCAATCAACAACAGCGACCGTACTGGATTGCCAGCCGCGGCCGCCTGTACGCCGTCAACGTGCGCGTCTCAGTCTTCCCCCCATTCggttgtctcctcgcttcggGCCTCCGACGAGGCTGACCTTTCCCCCACTACCGCCAACAGTGTTTTATATTCGCCTCTTACTTCGTCGGCAACTGCCAGCCGGACTAACGAGCCTGCTCAATCCTGCATGGGGCCGTACGAGTCAGAACACGATGGTGTCAGTCGACGACGAGACGCGGAGTCCGTGGAACAAGGATTCGCTGCAGAAGTCATGGGAttccgagagaaaggcggaaCTGCATTAAGTGCTCCGGTAGATGAACTATGTAAAGGGTCTGCAGTCCCGGGATTTGGCAGCCACGAGACTGAGGAGCAAGGTGGTGGACAAAACGCGGAAGAAATTAAGCAGGCAATTTCTCGGGGCAGTAGTAAGGGGCGCAATCCCAGTCTTCCAGAGGAAGAGGTTATGAAGGAATCCTGGAGTTTGTGTGAAGCAGCGACTTCCCGGAGCGAGCATTCTCTCGGTAACGACGCAACAGTAGTGGATTGCCCGAAAGACTCGCAAGCTTGTGAATTGCCATCCATCGATGTTTCTGCTCCGCGAGCCTCTGACTCATTCACCGAGTCTGTGAAACAGCCAGACCCTTCTCTCACCAGTTCTGCATCTTCTGAATCCCCAgcgtctgccgcctctgaCATTGCACTTGGATATGATTCAAGACTGCTTGAGTCCGACGCGTCGCAAGGAACGTGTGAAACTCTGCAAGAGTCGGAGTGTCTCGCGCCTGCGTTATCCCTGTCCTCATGCGCCGTGCCGGCCTCTGATGCGGCCTCATCCGATGTCACCTGTAGTGGAGGGAAGAACGTAGAACAACTccagtcttctctcgttGTGTCCGCCCCATCATTTTCCGTGTTGCCGTCTTCTACTCCTAACGCATCCCCGTCTGCGGGTTCTCCTTTACCTGAGGTGCTTTCTTCGGCGCCTGATGTCCCCTTAGGGCCTTCATCCGTCAGGGACCTTCATAGTCACGAGATTCAAGCCACTGATCGGTCTCAACGAGCGAGCAGTGGGAACGATTCTGTGACGATATGTGATGATGCGCCGAATTGTCATCGTGAGTCGTCTACGGCTCCGGAAAGACAGTACGGAGTCTCAGACGACATTGACGTTTCTGCAGGCATCCATCTTCCTGTTGATATACCAGCTTCGCGCTGGTCGTCTTTCCCGTCCACAGGGAGTGAGGCGGTGAccccgtcgtctctctctttccgcgATTCTGCGGTGACTACTGACTCTGTTTCTttgcctttgtctccttccccctCCAGTGTGCTTCGGGAGTCCAAACTTCGGCTCCGGGGCGCCGCCTTTCCAAAGCCTCCCGTGCCAGCGGCACGGGCGATGTTTTCGTTCCCTGGGTCCCCGGCCCTTCGCCTAGAAAGCTTGGCAACACCTGGGAGCAGGAATTGTGAGGAAACCGCtttttgcatgcaaggcGATCCGTTGGTGGCCTCTTCAGCTCCCCTCGACCGTTGTGGCATGAAGGCCGTGCTGACACCGTTCTCTGCCAAGGAGGCGTCGTCGCCTCGCTCAGCAACTGGCCTGGGGACCACCCGGTCCATGTCGCGCAGAGGCGCTCCGGAGTCGAGGCATCCACTGCGTGCAGAGTCGCCAGCACGAGATACGGCTGGCCAAAGCGGAGCATCTGCCAGCATGAGTgtgaaagacgagagaatTAGCAGTAGGGTCGAGAAGACGCCTCTCAGTTGTTCGCGTCGGCCTGTGGAGGGATTGTTTCCAGGCGAAGACCTGCAAGCAGATAACCGGAGTAACGAAGAGGCGGACGAGGTGGTACGGCTTCATAGACTGGATGTCTTGAGACATTCCCATGACCGGACGACCGTCGAGCTCTACAAACTCGAGAAGGGCCGTTTGGTCGAGGAGCTGGTGCGCAAGGCAAAGAAATATCCAAAAGTTCCGGGAGTCTACTTCGACCGATACCAG CAACGATGGTGCGTGAATTGGACAGAAGGTGGGCGAAGGGTTGCTCGATACTACCCTGTGAAGGTGCACGGCTTCCACGTCGCGTACCAGCTGGCAGTGAACTGCATGTTGTCGAAGAAACCTCTCAGTGCAACGGTCGCGGCAGGATTAGCCGGCATATCGCTTGCTAGAGCGGGAAGTGCGCCGCCCTCACCCGTGACCTCCACGTCTCCCCGCGACGCCCATCCAAGTCGCCTTACGCCAGTGAACTCTCCGCTTCATGCCCTTCGCAATCGCGAAGCAGCTCAGAGATCGGCGACAGCTGCAAGCCCAGGCACAAAAGCAGAGCGGACCAGCAGCAGTCGGAGAGCAGCGAATCCCCGTGTCCCCAGGAACTCAGAGGCCTCGCCCCATGTGCCGCCCGAAGCTGTCGAGGCGATGCTGGGGCGGGAAGCGCACGGGAGTCTTCTGGGAGTCGCGGCGAATCAAACCGGCTTCCCGGGGGATTTTGGAGTCCGCACCCAGGCACGCCCAGGTTTGACTCCTGAGGCACTGAATTCCTCCCTCGGAGCCTTGCTGCTGCAACAGCAACTGCTTCTAGCTGCAAATGCAGGAACCTCGCTGGGAGCTGGACTTCCGGATCTGTGTAACTTTACGAGCCGCGACTGTCCGGACATTCTCTCGATGTGGCTTCACTACCAGCAGCTTGCGCGGCTTCAGCAACAACATCAGCAGCTGGCGGCATTCTTCAGCGCGATGCCGGCAGCCTTCGGTGTCGCCGGCAACCCTCTCGAGCTTTCGGGGGCGCAAAAAGCAACCCCGTCTGTTACCCTATCCCAAGGCATCTCATTGCCTGCGGACCCGCGCGCTGGGCCCGATGTTCTCTCAGCGGGCTCGGCGACCGCTCCGGAGACAGGTCCCTACGTGGATCCATCATTTCTGGGGCTTAAAGGCGGGGAGTTCTCGGCGTCTGCTCTGGCAGCATTGCTTGCAGCAGTGCCTGGGCTGCAGACCTCTAATCTTGGTTCCTTTCTGCCCTCTCTGGACGTCGCTTCAGGGACCTTTTCAGGGGCGCCAGGACAACCGAGCATGTCTCTTGAGTCAGTGTTGCTGGCGGCTGCTCGGATGCGCACAGCCGCAGACGCAGTGCCTTCGACGGTGACGTCTCAGGACGGCGCCAACCTGGGGGAGCGTGCAAGTCTCGCAGGCGCTGGAGGACTAGCGCCCCAGGAAGTGCTACAAGAAGGTGTGGCGTCAAGACAAGAACAACCAGAGAGTGGAGCTGTGCACATGGAGAGCGCAGGGACGCCAGGCATGCTGGAAAACTCCGGAGCAATCCGCACGTCGCAGACAGGGCTGAGTGAGGTTACCGCGTCAGGTAGTTCTGCACCCGCTTCACGTTTGGAATCGGTGTCAAGGAAGGTGAATCTTGCTGCGGAAAACGTCGGAGACGAGCCGAGACACTTCGAATCCGATTCAATGATGGAGTCGACAGAGTGCAAGCGTCGTCGCCGACACTCCCTGACGTCTTCCCGGGTACCTCTCACGTCTGCGCTTCCCGACAGTGATATGAAGGAAGCGTATGAAGGCTTCGGGTTTGTACGAGATGAGACAGATGCCAGTGTCGACGGAAAGCAGCACAAAGTGACGAGTTCTGCTGCTCAGTCGGTGCAAAGTGGAGAGGCGAGTGAAGCCCTTTCACTTGCTCAGGACAAGGAACCGAACTCGGGACTTTATGAATGCGTCAGTGGCGGAAATGCTTGCGAACAAAGTGGGATTCCCACGGACCGGGAAACGTGGAAGGGCAGTCTTCTGGTTGGGGAGGACCAGGTGAAAGGAGGGACTGATGAGACATACGAGTCAATGGCTACAGACACACCCGGGCAACGAGGCAGTGGCACTACGTGTCTAGCGCCACATAGtacggaggaagaagtgaagggGGAGATGGGGGCCGAAGAGACACTTGACCAGCCTGAGGGTGGAAGCGCGTACACGACCAACAGTGCGAGGTCAACTAAGTATGTCGAAGACCCCAGTGCCTTGCGAGGAAAGATGCTGATGGACTTGACAAAGCAGTGTTTGCTCCCGTCGAAGGCGTTCGGTCTTACCAGCGAACAAGGCGTTTTGAGGACGACCGGCGCCGGGGGCGAGTCGTCAAATGACGTGAGGAACCAAAtagagacacccgagggGGTTGGACTGGCGGAGGGCGCAAGTGCTCTTGCGCTGCTAGCGACCTTAAGGGGCAGTGTCCAGAGCGAGAGTGGGTTAAGCGGCGAGGCGTTGTCAAAGCCGTTGCAAGTAAATTTGCTACGTCGGCAGTCACGGGCCGGGGCGGCCGAGCAAGCAATTGATACCGGGGGAGGGGCTGAAAGCGAACAAGCCTCGCTGGACGCGCTTGTGCCCTCCGTCTACGAAAGTGAAGCTTATGATGCGGAGCTGGACAAACTGCTAACCAGTCAGCCCGCGAAAGATTTGGTGCGGGAGGCTCTAAAGATGCCGCGCGTCCCAGGGGTATGGTTTGATCGCGCACAGCTTCGTTGGGCCTGCAACTACAAAGACAGCAGCGCCTTCGCTTTGGCCGCGACGTCATCGTCGCCTGCCGAACGACTGCCGGGACTGGCGAAACGGAGAGCCCAGTACTTCCCTGTCAAGGAGCATGGGTTCCTTCGCGCTCGCCTACTCGCGATCCAGACGCGCCGCCGCATGGAGTCGACCTACCGCCAGGCTGCGGCGGCCGCTCTGGCTTCAAGCCTCTGTAAACACGACCGCACTTTTTTGAGTGACAAAGAACGGGGACGGTTTGTGGAAGCCGGTCCAGGAATGGCGgtggggagagacgaggacgcgggagaaagTGCGAGCCATTGTCTTCGATCTAGGTCCCACGGCCCAAAGGGAGCtaacgcgaagaagcgagccGGAGACGTAGGTGCAGAGAGGAGTCCAGGCGTGGGTGGAAGGTTAGATCGACGACACAGCAAAAAGGTCGAGACGTCCGCGTCGTGGGCTGGATCCTCCCACCAACCTGGG GTTTTCCCGACAGCGTCGCGTACCTCTGTCTGCACGACATCGCTGGAGCATCGACACCCCGGCGGAGGCTGTGGTGCAGCTGCAACCGATACAGCGGCTTCTCCGGACATCGCCCGTTCCACCGCATTGTTTGGGGGACTTCACCGCGGAACTGCTTCTGGAGTTGGTGCACTGGCGGGAGCGGAGGCGGGCGTTGAGGGCGTTGGTGAGCAGGCTGCTGCACTTGCGAGCTTGCTAgccgcttcctcttcactATCCGACGCCTTAGTGGCTGGAGGCGTCGTGGGTGTAGGCACAGGGTTAACGTCTGatctctcgtgtctctccgaGCCCACGGGGACTTCTCCGGATACATCGGCTGAGGTGGGGGTGCTTCACGGGCCTCTGTTGCCTGAGGGTGTGACATTTCCCCCAGTCAGCGCAGCGCAGGGGGTTGAATCTATTCCGGCAGCTTTGCCTAAAACTGGGGAGACGAACGTGGAATGCTGTCTCACAGCTACGCCaccttgtctcctctcgccctcGGTGCAGTCTCCGCTGCTCGATTCTTCGTTTCCACCTAAAGTATCCCCGGTAGAGGAGAGTGCGTCACCAGTCCCAGACTCTAACGTTCACGGCACCCAGCTGTTGGCCATGCAGAAGGACGCCATCCACTATATCCTTGAAGACCTTCGTCACAACTGTCTCAGTGTGTTCCAGACGGTTCTGCCGCCCGCTCTTTTTCACGCATGGTCAGTTCACCTGATCAAGCATGCGCAGCGTGTTGAAAGTGCCCAGACCTTTGCGGAAGTGGAGCCGTTCCTCGGGGTGTTTGTCGACTGCATTCGATCCAAAAAGATGCCAAGTCAGCTCTCGCCGTCTGTCCAGCTCCAACTCGTCCGGCTCGCCTCTTCCCTGTACGACGTTCTTCAGACACCCGAGTCCGGAACAGCCGTAGTGCTGGGCCAGacagcagaggaggaagcgtcTGAAGCTAACCCTGAACTCGAAAGAGAAATAACAAAAGGCGAGGACGTTGAGGCAACGCAGGAAGCCGGACGCGTTCAAGGACGCGAGGCGGGCGACAACGGGCCGACCTCCGGTGACGGACTGGAGAGTGACGTTGTTTCTTACCCCGAAGAAGGtgcgagagggagacaaggtGGGGGAGTGATGTCTTTGGAACCACAACAGGTGAAGGAAGGAATGTTGAGTCGAGAGAGGGTAAACCAGAAGCAAGACGTTTCACTTCTTAATTTGGCTCTGCTCTCGTCTTTGGGAGGATCGCTGCTCACGATGCCAAGCAGTGCTCTGCCTTTGCCAGAACAAGATGTTTCGCCAGAGGCTGGGGCACATGTGAACGACGTGGTTGCATCAGTTGGAGTTATTAAAGAAGCCGATACAGAGCCGCATGTTTCTTCAGCAACCCATGGCGTGACCCCGGACACGGATGGggttttttcgtctgcgttttgCTCTTTCTTGGGACGTGACGGAGATGAGCAAGCACGTGTGAGTCCTCGGAGCGAAGCCGTCTTGGGGGAAGCGACCTAA
- a CDS encoding hypothetical protein (encoded by transcript TGME49_255215), with amino-acid sequence MGDSTDRYARAYRYAFPLPFKAMDEKTNASLSLVKYCRLSTGLESEGDTTIECYATKSSFAALGLEGGSWGWISKASMHGDWPTASEKGRCHIVKLVAEQGVDSLPDKGCSGSAAQPPSESSSTLFARSGRQKGKSEEPRVFLSASLMHFLQLTSGKSFVSIRPFVPRPGGTEYSEKQCYRTMDMGLPCETGMPGQICLADNMEEIC; translated from the exons ATGGGCGATTCCACTGATCGGTATGCCAGGGCGTACCGTTACGC GTTTCCACTGCCTTTCAAGGCTATggacgaaaaaacaaacgccTCGCTTAGTCTTGTAAAGTACTGCAGATTATCAACCGGCCTTGAGAGTGAGGGTGATACGACGATAGAATGTTACGCCACCAAATCAAGCTTCGCCGCGCTGGGACTGGAGGGCGGATCTTGGGGGTGGATATCGAAGGCTTCCATGCATGGAGATTGGCCGACAgcttcagagaaaggaaggtgCCACATTGTGAAGCTGGTGGCCGAGCAAGGGGTGGACAGTTTACCTGATAAAGGGTGTAGTGGATCAGCAGCTCAGCCGCCCTCCGAAAGCAGTTCGACTCTTTTTGCACGGTcaggaagacagaaagggaagagcgaggaaccgcgtgtttttctttctgcgtcgctcATGCATTTCCTTCAATTGACTTCGGGAAAAAGTTTCGTGTCCATTCGGCCATTCGTGCCAAGACCGGGAGGTACGGAATATTCTGAAAAACAGTGCTACCGAACCATGGATATGGGCCTGCCTTGTGAAACAGGCATGCCGGGACAGATTTGCCTGGCAGATAATATGGAGGAGATTTGTTAG
- a CDS encoding ATPase, AAA family protein (encoded by transcript TGME49_255210), translated as MCPGRCCLGLTNSAPGVGSLSTSFSPLFTYETLRKLPPDSKFSSSISASPDRASSPTVGDELSLHNEKSAVSIPRTRHRSAKSALKQDTQISNSSVEDPCGKQDESAARWRGGTDERVPLPTDQGFAARLAANALANVRGCPGGQDALSSLSGNLFLAPEWERKVQHCLRWFYVEYIELGTQDLDVPASGVRTVLPPPVGVVSRQSTGLFLQGRTTSRRLIPFGAHHCLRCPPSPVLPAIQEPLARFLSFATFLLNQSSTSTEGRSDRAAILLKGPRGSGKRTLARHACQQLGFHFKEIDGLALSQGASGTAAAAGSAAIHVDGSIAPGTNSRFSAALVEAASEATPVLIYIRRMHMLYRYVGGDAPIGADMHRLQVARELIEAIHSTDETCSSPILQVSPTEVAEICTGLSAAEVHSLFHRVLHAKVAALRQAQSPAATGVVHPQETCKIPPIETMTATDFRRAVKAFRSDTVDTTVPTVHWQDVGGIETAKQEIRDYISLPLERPELFDGLKTRGGILLFGPPGTGKTLLAKAVATECGVNFISVKGPELLNMYIGESEKNVRMVFQKARACKPSVLFFDELDALLPRRGRTSDSAGVLDRIVAQLLAEIDGLPSNVFVIGSTNRIELIDKAVLRAGRLDRCVYIGIEQNRIPLLETLTRHMTLEETCQDPTDPSSCTGSICSARRRLLETVNNLLPPQFTGADCKSLCSIAGLLAAKEKINFLNDMSETLNIPAIELQELLHELEDKARRVPKRKTFLSSSWSLAVLMTGTGKAMGWAGELGATVTGCLMAEELFYGNQVVPKEKKSSLAGGMWTVPKYKFIVAPPLRTRITEEKKT; from the exons ATGTGTCCTGGTAGATGTTGCCTTGGCCTCACCAACTCAGCACCAGGTGTTGGATCGCTGTCGACTTCATTTTCCCCGCTTTTCACATACGAGACGCTTCGTAAGTTGCCGCCAGATTCAAAATTTTCTTCGTCaatctctgcttctccggaCCGTGCCTCGTCCCCAACTGTGGGTGACGAGCTAAGTTTGCATAATGAGAAAAGCGCCGTAAGCATTCCACGCACAAGACACAGGTCGGCGAAGTCTGCTCTGAAGCAAGACACACAGATCTCCAACTCCTCCGTAGAGGATCCATGCGGTAAACAAGATGAAAGCGCAGCCAGGTGGAGAGGAGGCACCGACGAAAGAGTGCCACTGCCCACTGACCAGGGCTTCGCCGCTCGACTGGCTGCAAATGCGCTTGCAAATGTTCGGGGGTGTCCTGGGGGACAGGATGCGCTCAGCTCGCTGTCTGGAAATTTGTTTTTGGCTCCTGAATGGGAGAGGAAAGTTCAGCACTGTCTGCGGTGGTTTTATGTCGAATACATCGAACTCGGGACGCAAGACCTTGATGTGCCTGCGAGCGGTGTCAGGACGGTACTGCCACCCCCAGTAGGCGTTGTCTCTAGGCAGTCCACCGGTCTCTTCTTACAAGGACGGACAACCTCGCGGCGATTAATTCCTTTCGGT GCACATCATTGTTTACGGTGTCCTCCTTCACCCGTTCTTCCAGCAATCCAGGAGCCTCTTGCAAG atttctctcgttcgccaCCTTTCTGCTTAACCAGTCTTCGACATCGACAGAAGGCAGGTCGGATCGTGCAGCCATTCTTCTCAAAGGCCCCCGAGG GTCCGGGAAACGGACACTCGCCCGGCACGCTTGTCAACAGCTTGGCTTTCACTTCAAGGAAATCGATGGCCTCGCTTTATCTCAAGGAGCCTCAGGAACAGCTGCAGCGGCAG GCAGCGCAGCAATCCATGTGGATGGCTCAATCGCGCCCGGGACAAACTCACGTTTTTCGGCAGCTCTTGTGGAAGCGGCATCCGAAGCCACACCCGTCTTGATTTACATCAGAAGGATGCATATGCTTTACCGCTATGTaggaggcgacgcgcccATTGGGGCGGACATGCATCGTCTTCAG GTAGCGCGCGAATTGATAGAAGCTATCCACAGCACTGACGAAACGTGTTCAAGCCCAATCTTGCAAGTTTCGCCGACGGAAGTAGCAGA GATCTGCACAGGCCTTTCCGCTGCTGAAGTACATTCGCTCTTCCATAGAGTGCTTCACGCCAAGGTGGCAGCCCTCCGCCAGGCGCAATCTCCCGCCGCTACCGGTGTGGTACATCCACAAGAGACCTGCAAGATTCCTCCCATTGAAACGATGACAGCTACAG ATTTCCGGCGAGCCGTTAAAGCTTTCCGTTCAG ACACTGTTGACACTACAGTCCCAACGGTCCACTGGCAGGACGTTGGCGGCATCGAAACAGCGAAGCAGGAGATTCGTGACTACATTTCTCTACCCCTGGAGCGTCCCGAACTTTTCGACG GATTAAAGACACGAGGGGGAATCCTGCTCTTCGGGCCGCCTGGAACCGGCAAGACTCTTCTCGCTAAAGCGGTTGCAACTGAGTGTGGTGTAAATTTCATTTCTGTGAAGGGTCCGGAACTTCTGAACAT GTACATTGGCGAGAGTGAAAAAAACGTTCGGATGGTTTTCCAAAAGGCCCGCGCCTGTAAACCGTCAGTCCTTTTTTTCGACGAGCTGGATGCTCTG CTGCCCCGCCGAGGACGAACATCGGATTCTGCTGGCGTCCTTGACCGAATCGTCGCTCAACTGCTTGCTGAGATAGATGGATTACCAAGCAAT GTTTTTGTCATTGGCTCCACCAACCGGATAGAACTGATTGACAAGGCAGTACTGCGCGCCGGCAGGTTGGACCGCTGCGTATATATTGGAATCGAGCAGAATCGCATACCGCTTCTTGAGACCCTTACTCGGCACATGACCCTTGAGGAGACATGCCAGGATCCTACCGATCCTTCGTCATGTACCGGGAGCATTTGCAGcgcgcgtcgtcgcctttTGGAAACGGTGAACaaccttcttcctcctcaatTCACAGGAGCTGACTGCAAATCTCTCTGCAGTATTGCCGGGCTTCTCGCCGCCAAGGAGAAAATTAACTTTCTCAATGATATGAGTG AAACACTGAATATTCCCGCAATCGAGCTTCAGGAGTTGTTGCACGAATTGGAG GACAAAGCACGCCGGGTTCCGAAGCGGAAAACCTTCCTGAGTTCGTCCTGGAGCCTAGCAGTATTGATGACAGGCACAGGGAAAGCGATGGGCTGGGCGGGCGAACTTGGCGCAACTGTGACTGGCTGCTTAATGGCAGAAGAGCTTTTCTATGGAAATCAAGTTGTACCAAAGGAAAAGAAGTCATCACTGGCCGGCGGGATGTGGACAGTTCCGAAATACAAGTTTATTGTGGCACCGCCGCTCAGGACGCGCATcaccgaagaaaagaaaacataG
- a CDS encoding Radial spoke head protein 9, putative (encoded by transcript TGME49_255200): MEFRTLEFGLNAVASQGVTLNMYEKVSLDVALVKLKKKASVERELFFWGKLCCQETDYYISYVVEDEQPSYPTKKFYYSTGEFDFRDLPILTDEQKKQLDAVGNIFLIGVPNRVIELGNEEGSSHHRVALNEVHALSHRVSRIDDSTAVVPRGAFRLKFGNKIAPAPEFKGLSFGEAQKISSWVHFRPAENLENLKALASTDYQFHADFLETLESDVPKGSWSVRYDPSSSTVTVRSLLWPGYIAYCVLNTNFFGGVYIGNGEQNLDLPFLLP, from the exons ATGGAGTTTCGGACTCTGGAGTTCGGGCTCAATGCTGTTGCTTCTCAGGGCGTGACCCTGAATATGTACGAAAAAGTTTCGTTAGACGTTGCACTAGtaaagctgaagaagaaagccagCGTTGAACGAGAACTGTTCTTCTGGGGGAAACTTTGTTGTCAAGAAACGGATTACTACATCAGCTATGTCGTGGAAGACGAACAACCTTCGTACCCAACCAAAAAGTTCTACTACAG TACCGGCGAATTCGACTTTCGCGATCTGCCCATACTAACAGACGAGCAAAAGAAGCAACTTGATGCAGTGGGCAACATCTTTCTGATTGGTGTTCCGAATCGAGTCATAGAGCTCGGGAACGAAGAAG GTTCATCGCACCACCGTGTCGCTTTAAATGAGGTTCATGCCCTTAGTCATCGCGTATCTCGGATCGACGACTCAACAGCTGTTGTTCCTCGAGGGGCCTTTAGACTAAAGTTCGGAAACAAAATCGCCCCTGCTCCGGAATTCAAAG GTTTAAGCTTTGGCGAAGCTCAGAAAATTTCTTCCTGGGTTCATTTCCGTCCAGCAGAAAACC TTGAGAATCTCAAGGCTCTTGCGTCCACAGATTACCAG TTTCACGCTGACTTTCTGGAGACTCTGGAGAGTGATGTGCCTAAAG GTAGCTGGTCAGTTCGGTATGACCCATCTTCAAGTACGGTCACAGTCCGCAGTCTTTTGTGGCCGG GGTACATCGCTTATTGCGTTCTGAACACAAATTTCTTCGGCGGTGTCTACATCGGAAACGGGGAACAAAATTTAGatcttcccttcctcctcccGTGA